The DNA segment TCCTGTCGCGCCAGAGTGAACTTGAGCAACGACTCGATCGGGTGACTGAAGAGCTGGATCTCTGTTTCGATACCGGTAACGAGGCTTTGGCAAGGACCCTGTTGAAGCGCAAGCTGGAGTCGGAACGCTATCTCAACTATCTCGCCCGCAAACAACAGGAGTTTGAGGAAGCGGGGGAGGCCCTCAAAAAACGTATTGATGAAAATCGCTCGCGTCTCGACTCCATGCGACAGAAGGCGGAACTGCTGGCAGGCTCGGATAAGGAGGAGACCGAGCATACCAGCTGCAACGAACCGGATTTCATGGGGCAGTTCGCAGTCAGCGAGGATGACATTGAACTCGCCTTTCTGCGTGAAAAGCAGAGGAGGACCCAGTCATGAAACG comes from the Candidatus Thiodiazotropha sp. CDECU1 genome and includes:
- a CDS encoding PspA/IM30 family protein, translating into MALITRVSQLFRADVNAVLDRMEEPEILLKQAVRDMEEALAKDDQRVKVMRLEQKQILSRQSELEQRLDRVTEELDLCFDTGNEALARTLLKRKLESERYLNYLARKQQEFEEAGEALKKRIDENRSRLDSMRQKAELLAGSDKEETEHTSCNEPDFMGQFAVSEDDIELAFLREKQRRTQS